Proteins encoded within one genomic window of Methanothrix harundinacea 6Ac:
- the aroC gene encoding chorismate synthase, whose product MAGNSFGTVFRITTWGESHGSGVGVVVDGCPAGLALSEEVVQGELDRRRPGQSSISTQRKEEDRVEILSGTFDGVTTGTPISMLVWNRDAKSSAYDALRDRPRPGHADLTYLARYGVRDHRGGGRASARETVGRVAAGAVAKRLLAERGILVAGYVLELGGVRADLLEGLDLSALREGAEKNPVRCPDQIAAAKMVRAIEAAREAGDSLGGIAEIVAVGVPPGLGEPVFDKLDGDLARALMGIGAVKAVEIGAGVEAARMRGSDMNDPILPGPEGPRFETNNAGGILGGISTGAPIVCRIAVKPTPSISRPQRTVDLSRGEAVEIEIKGRHDPVIPPRIVPVAEAMVALVLADHLLRLRAARI is encoded by the coding sequence ATGGCAGGGAACTCTTTCGGCACCGTCTTCAGGATCACCACCTGGGGCGAGAGCCATGGCAGCGGGGTTGGGGTCGTCGTCGACGGCTGCCCCGCCGGGCTCGCCCTCTCCGAGGAAGTCGTCCAGGGAGAGCTGGACCGGAGGAGGCCGGGGCAGAGCTCCATCTCGACCCAGCGGAAGGAGGAGGATCGAGTCGAGATTCTGAGCGGCACCTTCGATGGGGTTACGACGGGAACTCCCATCTCGATGCTCGTCTGGAACAGGGACGCGAAATCGAGCGCCTACGACGCCCTGCGAGACCGGCCGAGGCCCGGCCACGCCGATTTGACGTACCTTGCGCGTTACGGGGTCCGGGACCACCGGGGCGGGGGGCGGGCCTCGGCGAGGGAGACGGTGGGGCGGGTTGCCGCCGGAGCCGTCGCGAAGAGGCTCCTGGCCGAGAGGGGGATTCTGGTCGCCGGCTACGTCCTGGAGCTCGGGGGGGTCCGGGCCGACCTTCTCGAGGGCCTCGATCTATCGGCCCTGAGGGAGGGGGCGGAGAAGAACCCCGTCCGCTGCCCTGATCAGATCGCCGCAGCGAAGATGGTCCGGGCCATCGAGGCGGCCCGCGAGGCGGGCGACAGCCTCGGGGGGATCGCCGAGATCGTCGCCGTCGGCGTTCCCCCGGGGCTGGGGGAGCCGGTCTTCGATAAGCTCGACGGAGACCTCGCCCGCGCCCTCATGGGGATCGGGGCGGTCAAGGCCGTCGAGATCGGGGCGGGGGTCGAGGCGGCCCGGATGCGCGGAAGCGATATGAACGACCCCATCCTCCCCGGGCCGGAGGGACCGAGGTTTGAGACTAACAACGCCGGCGGGATCCTCGGCGGGATCTCTACGGGGGCGCCGATAGTCTGCAGGATCGCCGTCAAGCCGACGCCATCGATTTCCAGACCCCAGAGGACGGTGGACTTATCAAGAGGCGAGGCGGTCGAGATCGAGATCAAGGGACGGCACGATCCCGTGATCCCCCCCAGGATCGTCCCCGTCGCGGAGGCGATGGTCGCCCTGGTCCTCGCAGATCACCTTCTGAGGCTCCGGGCCGCCAGGATCTGA
- a CDS encoding molybdopterin biosynthesis protein: MQKEFHSLLSLDEAIEIVLAAVPEAGAEAVPLERALGRVLAERVASGIDVPGFHRAAMDGYALRSAETVAAREDRPIAFALVGRVPMGREPEVVVGEGEAVEVSTGSMMPGGSDAVVMVEHSEVDGSSLLIRRPVHFGENTHRAGGDVAMGETVLLPGRRLSAREIGLLAAVGRRDVRVRSLTVGVASSGNELVPPGFGSELSLGQIYDINSYSIAAAVEDCGGTPRIYGILPDDPDSMAEGLLAMAEESDLVLVSGSTSAGIGDMVYRVVEEFGEVVFHGINLKPGKPTLFGSVGGKPFIGLPGYPTSALTVFGLLAAPAIRRAVGTEHLAPSAAGRLARPVRSEGRRQMLAVAVVGDWVYPVDKGSGSITTLAAADGVVDIPSSVELLDRGEEVTVHLFGDVQKASLLLEGEDCPRLETILAALPFPVRFVPTGSRRGAISAEDGVAEVAVVSRSVGQEPGWDESVLEPVGGYSRELVMMAKDPEILDLAGAEDSKVVGWSRDSEMSRILGRVLAESGSEKAKLVGTARTHAAVAAAVKAGRADLGLAVREAAEEEGLAARKVAEDEILFLVRPERMGREAVRAFLEALGEGELWRPCPKN, encoded by the coding sequence ATGCAGAAGGAGTTTCATTCCCTCCTCTCCCTCGACGAGGCGATAGAGATCGTCCTCGCCGCCGTGCCGGAGGCGGGAGCGGAGGCCGTCCCCCTGGAGAGGGCCCTCGGCCGGGTCCTGGCCGAGAGGGTGGCTTCGGGGATCGACGTCCCGGGCTTTCACCGGGCTGCCATGGACGGCTACGCCCTCAGGTCCGCCGAGACGGTGGCGGCGAGGGAGGACCGGCCCATCGCCTTCGCCCTAGTCGGCCGGGTCCCCATGGGACGGGAGCCGGAGGTGGTCGTCGGCGAGGGGGAGGCGGTGGAGGTCTCCACCGGCTCGATGATGCCCGGAGGGTCGGACGCCGTCGTCATGGTAGAGCACTCCGAGGTCGACGGCTCATCTCTCCTCATAAGGAGGCCGGTCCACTTCGGGGAGAACACCCACCGGGCGGGGGGAGACGTCGCCATGGGCGAGACGGTCCTCCTCCCCGGAAGGAGGCTCTCGGCCCGGGAGATCGGCCTCTTGGCGGCGGTGGGGCGGAGGGACGTGAGGGTCCGATCTCTGACGGTGGGGGTCGCCTCATCCGGAAACGAGCTCGTCCCTCCCGGCTTCGGCTCGGAGCTTTCGCTGGGCCAGATCTACGACATAAACTCTTACTCGATAGCAGCGGCCGTGGAAGATTGCGGCGGGACGCCCCGGATATATGGGATCCTCCCCGACGATCCCGACTCCATGGCCGAGGGGCTCCTCGCGATGGCCGAAGAGTCCGATCTCGTCCTCGTCTCCGGCAGCACATCCGCGGGGATCGGCGACATGGTCTACAGGGTAGTCGAGGAGTTCGGGGAGGTGGTATTTCACGGGATCAACCTCAAGCCCGGAAAGCCGACCCTCTTCGGGTCCGTCGGAGGAAAGCCCTTCATCGGCCTTCCCGGATACCCGACCAGCGCCCTCACCGTCTTCGGCCTCCTGGCGGCCCCGGCCATCCGGAGGGCGGTGGGGACGGAGCACCTCGCGCCTTCGGCGGCCGGCAGGCTCGCAAGGCCCGTCCGGTCCGAAGGCCGGCGTCAGATGCTGGCGGTGGCGGTCGTCGGGGATTGGGTGTACCCGGTCGACAAGGGGAGCGGCTCCATCACCACCCTCGCCGCCGCCGACGGGGTCGTCGACATCCCGAGCTCCGTCGAGCTCCTCGACCGGGGGGAGGAGGTGACGGTCCATCTATTCGGCGACGTCCAGAAGGCCTCCCTCCTCCTGGAGGGGGAGGACTGCCCCCGGCTCGAAACTATCCTCGCCGCCCTCCCCTTCCCGGTCAGGTTCGTCCCCACCGGGAGCCGCCGCGGAGCCATCTCGGCGGAGGATGGCGTCGCTGAAGTAGCCGTCGTATCGAGATCGGTGGGGCAGGAGCCCGGCTGGGATGAGTCGGTCCTTGAGCCCGTCGGCGGCTATAGCCGGGAGCTGGTGATGATGGCAAAAGATCCGGAGATCCTCGACCTCGCCGGGGCCGAGGATTCCAAGGTCGTCGGCTGGTCCAGGGATTCGGAGATGAGCCGGATCTTGGGCCGGGTCCTGGCGGAGTCGGGCTCAGAAAAGGCGAAGCTCGTCGGCACTGCCCGGACCCACGCCGCCGTCGCAGCCGCTGTCAAAGCCGGTCGCGCAGACCTCGGCCTCGCCGTCCGGGAGGCGGCGGAGGAGGAGGGGCTCGCCGCGAGGAAGGTGGCGGAGGACGAGATCCTCTTCCTGGTCCGGCCGGAGAGGATGGGAAGAGAGGCAGTTCGGGCCTTCCTCGAGGCATTGGGGGAGGGAGAGCTTTGGCGGCCCTGCCCCAAGAACTGA